One region of Bosea sp. 29B genomic DNA includes:
- a CDS encoding sulfite reductase subunit alpha, producing MTVQTPNPLVQVLPETAPFSEEQRSWLNGFFAGLLSLDNAGVTALSPAENAAVMGETDDGAPWHDPAMAIADRMTLAEGKPLPRKLYAAMAQQDCGQCGYVCETYSAAIASGAEGRLNLCAPGGKETLRQLKSLMEAPGATAPAVTAEAAPAVDLGPIGRCRENPALATFLSRRKLNGEGSEKETWHVEFDLSESGLDYIVGDAFGIVAQNDPRLVDAVIALLGARPDADLAGKSLRDKLLADCALGPAPDALFQLISYVTGGETRQKAKRLAAGEDPDGDLDRLDVLGTLHKFSQARLSAEAFVEALDPLQPRLYSISSSFNATPGRISLTVDTVRYKIGSRPRWGVASTFLGERVQPGDKVRVYVQRAHGFGLPADPATPVIMCGPGTGVAPFRAFLHDRKATGANGKNWLFFGHQRRASDFFYEDELNTLKEEGVLTGLTLAWSRDGKDKIYVQDRMRERGSELFAWLEQGAHFYVCGDAKRMAKDVERAMVDVVAEHGSRSVDEAVAYVAALKKAGRYQADVY from the coding sequence ATGACCGTGCAGACACCGAACCCGCTCGTCCAGGTGCTGCCCGAGACCGCGCCCTTCAGCGAGGAGCAGCGCTCCTGGCTCAACGGCTTCTTCGCCGGCCTGCTCTCGCTCGACAATGCCGGCGTCACCGCGCTGTCGCCGGCCGAAAATGCCGCCGTGATGGGTGAGACTGACGACGGCGCCCCCTGGCACGATCCCGCCATGGCGATCGCCGACCGCATGACGCTGGCCGAAGGCAAGCCGTTGCCCCGCAAGCTCTACGCCGCCATGGCGCAGCAGGATTGCGGGCAATGCGGCTATGTCTGCGAGACCTATTCCGCCGCAATCGCCTCGGGTGCCGAGGGGCGGCTCAATCTCTGCGCGCCCGGCGGCAAGGAGACGCTGCGCCAGCTCAAATCGCTGATGGAAGCACCGGGCGCTACCGCCCCGGCCGTGACCGCCGAGGCCGCGCCCGCCGTCGACCTCGGCCCGATCGGTCGCTGCCGCGAGAACCCGGCGCTCGCGACCTTCCTGTCGCGGCGCAAGCTCAACGGCGAGGGCTCCGAGAAGGAGACCTGGCATGTCGAGTTCGACCTCTCCGAAAGCGGCCTCGACTATATCGTCGGCGACGCCTTCGGCATCGTCGCGCAAAATGATCCGCGCCTCGTCGACGCGGTGATCGCGCTGCTGGGTGCGCGGCCTGACGCCGATCTCGCCGGCAAGAGCCTGCGCGACAAGCTATTGGCCGATTGCGCACTCGGGCCGGCGCCGGATGCACTGTTCCAACTGATCTCCTACGTCACTGGGGGCGAGACCCGGCAGAAGGCGAAACGTCTCGCCGCGGGCGAGGATCCCGATGGCGATCTCGACCGGCTCGACGTGCTCGGAACTCTGCACAAGTTCTCGCAAGCGCGGCTCTCGGCAGAGGCCTTCGTCGAGGCGCTCGACCCGCTGCAACCGCGGCTCTATTCGATCTCATCGTCCTTCAACGCCACGCCCGGCCGGATTTCGCTGACGGTCGACACGGTGCGCTACAAGATCGGCTCGAGGCCGCGCTGGGGCGTCGCCTCGACCTTCCTCGGCGAGCGCGTCCAGCCCGGCGACAAGGTGCGGGTCTATGTCCAGCGCGCCCATGGCTTCGGGCTGCCGGCCGATCCGGCGACACCCGTGATCATGTGCGGCCCCGGAACCGGCGTGGCCCCGTTCCGCGCCTTTCTGCATGATCGCAAGGCGACTGGCGCTAATGGCAAGAACTGGCTGTTCTTCGGCCATCAGCGCCGGGCCTCGGACTTCTTCTACGAAGACGAGCTCAACACGCTGAAGGAAGAGGGTGTGCTCACCGGTCTGACGCTGGCCTGGTCGCGCGACGGCAAGGACAAGATCTACGTCCAGGATCGCATGCGCGAGCGCGGCTCCGAGCTCTTCGCCTGGCTGGAACAAGGCGCCCACTTCTATGTCTGCGGCGATGCCAAGCGCATGGCCAAGGATGTCGAGCGTGCGATGGTCGACGTCGTCGCCGAGCACGGCAGCCGCTCGGTCGACGAGGCTGTCGCCTATGTCGCGGCGCTGAAGAAGGCAGGTCGCTATCAGGCGGATGTCTACTAG
- the ltaE gene encoding low-specificity L-threonine aldolase, giving the protein MIVDDFRSDTVTRPGEGMRAAMAAAEVGDAVYDDCPTTKRLEALTAERLGKEAGLFFPTGTQANLAALMAHCGRGEEYLVGQMAHTYRLEGGGAAVLGSIQPQPLPNEPDGTIALDAIANAIKPNDFHFAITRLLALENTFNGLVLPDAYLEAATTLARSHGLATHLDGARLMNAAAASNRDAAWIARRFDTVSLCLSKGLGAPIGSILVGPKEFIEKTRRIRKMLGGGMRQTGVIAAAAIYALEHNVSRLGEDHRRAEALAEALARFPELGAGQARTNMVFMTPKTLDTVAFAAFLRRRGIGVSGRYGTLRWVAHLDVDDASVARVAEACESFFNKHDAPAGSEARA; this is encoded by the coding sequence ATGATCGTGGATGACTTCCGTTCGGATACGGTGACGCGCCCTGGCGAGGGCATGCGGGCAGCCATGGCAGCCGCCGAGGTCGGCGATGCCGTCTACGACGATTGCCCGACCACCAAGCGGCTGGAAGCGCTGACCGCCGAGCGACTGGGCAAGGAGGCCGGGCTCTTCTTTCCGACCGGCACGCAGGCCAATCTCGCCGCGCTGATGGCCCATTGCGGCCGCGGCGAGGAATATCTCGTCGGCCAGATGGCCCATACCTATCGGCTCGAAGGCGGTGGCGCGGCCGTGCTGGGCTCGATCCAGCCGCAACCCTTGCCCAACGAGCCGGACGGAACGATCGCGCTCGACGCCATCGCCAACGCGATCAAGCCGAACGATTTCCATTTCGCGATCACGCGGCTGCTGGCGCTGGAGAACACGTTCAACGGCCTGGTCCTGCCCGATGCCTATCTGGAGGCTGCGACCACGCTCGCCCGCTCACATGGCCTTGCCACCCATCTCGATGGCGCCCGGCTGATGAACGCGGCCGCGGCGAGCAACCGCGATGCAGCGTGGATCGCCAGGCGGTTCGATACCGTCTCGCTCTGCCTGTCGAAGGGCTTGGGCGCACCGATCGGTTCCATCCTGGTCGGCCCAAAGGAGTTCATCGAAAAGACCCGCCGGATCCGCAAGATGCTCGGCGGCGGCATGCGCCAGACCGGCGTGATCGCCGCAGCCGCGATCTATGCGCTGGAGCACAATGTCTCTCGGCTTGGCGAGGATCACCGGCGCGCGGAAGCCCTGGCGGAGGCGCTGGCGCGTTTCCCGGAGCTCGGCGCCGGGCAAGCCCGCACGAACATGGTGTTCATGACGCCGAAGACGCTCGACACCGTCGCCTTCGCCGCGTTCCTGCGCCGCCGCGGCATCGGCGTTAGCGGCCGATACGGGACGCTGCGCTGGGTGGCCCATCTCGATGTCGACGACGCCTCCGTCGCGCGCGTCGCCGAAGCCTGTGAGAGCTTCTTCAACAAGCACGACGCGCCCGCAGGATCGGAGGCGCGGGCCTGA
- a CDS encoding aromatic amino acid ammonia-lyase, whose amino-acid sequence MQNIVAISGRDLTPAGIVQVARSGAKVVLTREAIERIGDAREVVDEVVRKGEKIYGVTSSVGAKTGTMLAPDRIPEFNRRLLLTHNMGHGPLASHETVRAMMIVLLNSMATGYLGVRPVMADRLVEALNTDRRIDVHLWGSMGQSDMSPIADLALELYKDHEFAAGEALALLNSSALSIGTAALAFHDLERMLDFATLAGAFSMEGFAANPSIVSEAALSSRPFDGVLRHGRAIRNYLAGSYLTQPGGPRHLQDPLSFRSLPLIHGNAADSLGFAGRQLSIELSASQNNPVVAIEQRQLVSVANFDMVALAMTLDIARLALVPVVTSSTERLAKQADSFWSGLSVGLVEEDGVGLPGFNGLAQFHKSITSEARLLGAPVVNELASSSHSNGNLDRASMAGLAARRTAEMATLCLSIFGMELMVAAQAVEMRKAKPLGAVTHELLAFVRRAIPYAGAGERVPHAGQLIDHLVANDAEIDSLIRMA is encoded by the coding sequence ATGCAGAACATCGTCGCCATCTCCGGCCGAGACCTGACCCCGGCGGGAATCGTCCAGGTCGCCCGGTCCGGAGCGAAGGTCGTGCTCACACGCGAAGCCATCGAACGCATCGGCGACGCCCGCGAGGTCGTCGACGAGGTCGTCCGCAAGGGCGAGAAGATCTACGGTGTCACCAGCAGCGTCGGGGCCAAGACCGGCACGATGCTGGCGCCGGACCGGATTCCCGAATTCAACCGCCGCCTGCTCCTGACGCATAATATGGGGCACGGCCCCCTCGCCTCGCACGAGACGGTCCGGGCGATGATGATCGTTCTGCTCAACAGCATGGCGACCGGCTATCTCGGCGTCAGGCCGGTCATGGCCGACAGGCTGGTCGAGGCCCTGAACACGGATCGCCGGATCGATGTCCACCTCTGGGGCTCCATGGGCCAAAGCGACATGTCGCCCATCGCCGACCTGGCGCTGGAATTGTACAAGGATCATGAATTCGCGGCCGGTGAGGCGCTTGCCCTCCTGAACTCCAGTGCGCTGTCGATCGGCACGGCAGCACTCGCCTTCCACGACCTCGAGCGCATGCTCGATTTCGCCACGCTGGCCGGCGCCTTCAGCATGGAGGGGTTTGCCGCCAATCCGTCGATCGTTTCGGAAGCGGCGCTGAGCTCTCGTCCCTTCGACGGCGTGCTGCGCCATGGTCGCGCGATCCGGAACTACCTGGCCGGAAGCTATCTGACGCAACCGGGAGGACCGCGCCACCTCCAGGACCCGCTGAGCTTCCGTTCGCTGCCGCTGATCCACGGGAACGCCGCCGACAGCCTCGGCTTCGCAGGCAGGCAGCTTTCCATCGAACTGAGTGCGAGCCAGAACAACCCGGTCGTGGCGATCGAGCAGCGCCAATTGGTCTCCGTCGCCAATTTCGACATGGTCGCGCTCGCGATGACGCTCGACATCGCCCGGCTCGCGCTGGTGCCCGTGGTGACCAGTTCGACCGAACGGCTGGCCAAACAGGCCGATTCATTCTGGTCGGGCTTGAGCGTCGGCCTGGTCGAGGAGGACGGCGTCGGCTTGCCGGGCTTCAACGGCCTGGCGCAGTTTCACAAGTCGATCACCTCGGAGGCGCGGCTTCTCGGCGCGCCGGTGGTGAATGAGCTCGCGAGTTCAAGCCATTCGAACGGCAATCTCGATCGGGCGAGCATGGCGGGGCTCGCGGCGCGCCGGACGGCGGAGATGGCTACGCTCTGCCTCTCGATCTTCGGTATGGAATTGATGGTGGCGGCCCAGGCCGTCGAGATGCGGAAAGCCAAGCCACTCGGCGCAGTAACACATGAGCTCTTGGCGTTCGTCAGGCGCGCTATTCCATACGCAGGCGCCGGGGAACGTGTGCCTCACGCAGGACAACTGATCGACCATCTTGTTGCGAATGATGCCGAAATCGACAGCCTGATTAGGATGGCCTAA
- a CDS encoding GntR family transcriptional regulator — protein sequence MIVRSVSSKPLDFKRSGISRYHQLATLFRRRIEAGQWQVGAQIPTVDELATECGVARATIRQALDLLEDEQLIERYRARGTFVRRRPAENLWCAVGTDWSGLLRPSYDATIEILHDEPDRTLHAFEDQIGTLAPAYRHVRRRHWRHGQPFLLADLHIDERLRDRITQRDLESKTALRLISEVEGIEIADARQTLTIGTADIETSEALGISLDSPVAFVHRQALDQDGTLVLDAKGIYRGDVVKFDVKLR from the coding sequence ATGATCGTCCGCAGCGTTTCGTCGAAGCCGTTGGATTTCAAACGGTCCGGCATTTCCCGCTATCATCAGCTCGCCACGCTGTTCCGGCGCCGGATCGAGGCGGGGCAATGGCAGGTGGGGGCGCAAATCCCGACTGTCGACGAACTCGCCACCGAATGCGGCGTGGCGCGGGCGACGATCCGTCAGGCTCTCGACCTGCTCGAGGACGAGCAGCTGATCGAACGCTATCGGGCGCGCGGCACATTCGTGCGTCGGCGGCCGGCGGAGAATTTGTGGTGCGCGGTGGGCACGGATTGGTCCGGCTTGCTGCGCCCCAGCTACGACGCGACGATCGAGATCCTCCATGACGAGCCCGATAGAACCTTGCATGCCTTCGAAGACCAGATCGGAACGCTCGCCCCGGCCTACCGGCATGTCCGGCGCCGTCACTGGCGGCATGGGCAGCCTTTCCTTCTGGCGGATCTCCATATCGACGAGCGGCTTCGCGACCGCATCACCCAGCGCGATCTCGAATCGAAGACGGCCCTGCGTCTGATCTCCGAAGTCGAGGGCATCGAGATCGCTGATGCGCGCCAGACCCTGACCATCGGCACGGCGGATATCGAGACGAGCGAGGCGCTCGGGATTTCGCTCGATTCTCCTGTTGCCTTCGTCCATCGGCAGGCCCTGGATCAGGACGGCACGCTCGTGCTCGACGCGAAGGGCATTTACCGCGGGGATGTCGTCAAGTTCGACGTCAAGCTGCGATAG